From a region of the Eretmochelys imbricata isolate rEreImb1 chromosome 6, rEreImb1.hap1, whole genome shotgun sequence genome:
- the TNNI2 gene encoding LOW QUALITY PROTEIN: troponin I, fast skeletal muscle (The sequence of the model RefSeq protein was modified relative to this genomic sequence to represent the inferred CDS: inserted 1 base in 1 codon; substituted 1 base at 1 genomic stop codon) translates to MPVQFFLFHAALLLVPVVPLLLHPPRNLLADVNMPMVGLERXLHSLCSPPXQKVQYLLSTPGWHASAACSCRGAHNNGELRSVLSSQEKVLNPLNKDVRKRKRAITARRQHLKSVMLQIAATLLEKETAAKEAEKANYLAEHCPPLSLPHSMQELQEVCKKLHAKIEVVDEERYDTEAKLQKTTKELEDLSQKLFDLRGKFKRPPLRRVRMSADAMLRALLGSKHKVCMDLRANLKQVKKEDTEKEKDLRDVGDWRKNIEEKSGMEGRKKMFETSES, encoded by the exons ATGCCTGTGCAGTTCTTCCTCTTCcacgcggcactgctgctggTTCCGGTcgtaccccttctcctgcatcccccgcGCAATCTGCTCGCAGATGTCAACATGCCTATGGTTGGTTTGGAGCGGTGACTCCACAGTCTCTGCTCCCCAC CCCAGAAggtccaatatctcctgtctacgcCAGGCTGGCATGCGTCTGCAGCCTGTAGCTGTCGTGgtgcacacaacaatggagagtTGCGAAGTGTGCTCAGCAGTCAGGAAAAG GTTCTAAATCCACTAAACAAAGATGTCAGA AAAAGGAAGAGGGCAATCACTGCCCGCCGGCAGCATCTGAAG agtGTTATGCTCCAGATTGCTGCTACTCTCCTAGAGAAAGAAACAGCAGCTAAAGAGGCAGAAAAGGCCAATTACCTTGCCGAGCACTGTCCTCCTTTGTCACTCCCGCACTCCATGCAGGAGTTGCAG gAGGTATGCAAAAAGCTTCATGCGAAGATAGAGGTGGTGGATGAGGAAAGATATGACACTGAGGCTAAATTACAGAAAACCACCAAAGAG CTTGAAGACTTGAGCCAGAAACTGTTTGACCTGAGGGGCAAGTTCAAGAGGCCACCCCTGCGTAGGGTCCGCATGTCTGCTGACGCTATGCTGCGTGCCCTGCTGGGCTCCAAACACAAAGTCTGCATGGACCTTCGAGCTAACCTGAAGCAGGTCAAGAAGGAGGACACTGAGAAG GAGAAGGATCTGCGTGACGTGGGTGACTGGAGGAAGAACATCGAGGAGAAGTCTGGCATGGAGGGCAGGAAGAAGATGTTTGAGACTAGTGAATCCTAA